A genomic window from Methanomassiliicoccales archaeon includes:
- a CDS encoding NAD-dependent epimerase/dehydratase family protein, translated as MNVLVTGAAGQLGSYLLDELSRDHDVRGIDIKSPKLEAHSDIVSLMDIRDAEGVIRECSWADAVVHAAAQVSVEKSIEDPLLDAEINIIGTLNLLKSSIIAGVGLFVYISSAAVYGDPKYLPVDEAHPTNPKSPYGISKLTGEEYVRSFGECHDLDYFIIRPFNFYSPRADPRSPYSGVITKFVQRIKAGEPIVIEGDGEQTRDFIHALDVAHLVKLAIDSPVRNITMNCGSGRGISINELADVLASICGDVEVVRTKSREGDIRHSVADISLARDFLGFEPRISLHEGLKAFFENDE; from the coding sequence GTGAATGTCCTGGTAACAGGTGCGGCAGGACAGCTCGGTTCTTACCTGCTGGACGAACTGTCTCGTGATCACGATGTCCGAGGGATCGACATCAAGTCGCCGAAACTCGAGGCCCATTCAGATATCGTCTCTTTAATGGACATCAGGGATGCTGAGGGCGTGATACGGGAATGTAGCTGGGCCGATGCGGTCGTCCATGCAGCTGCGCAGGTCAGCGTTGAAAAGAGTATTGAGGACCCGTTGCTAGACGCCGAGATCAATATCATCGGTACGCTCAATTTACTTAAGTCTTCCATTATTGCGGGTGTCGGTTTGTTCGTTTACATTTCGAGCGCTGCCGTTTATGGTGACCCCAAGTATCTACCTGTCGACGAGGCGCACCCAACGAATCCGAAGTCGCCCTATGGTATCAGCAAGTTGACAGGGGAGGAATATGTGAGGTCGTTTGGAGAATGTCACGACCTCGATTATTTTATCATCCGACCTTTCAACTTCTATTCACCGAGGGCGGACCCAAGAAGTCCCTATTCTGGCGTTATTACAAAATTTGTTCAGAGGATCAAGGCTGGCGAGCCGATCGTTATCGAGGGTGATGGCGAGCAGACGAGAGACTTCATCCATGCGCTCGACGTCGCGCATTTGGTGAAGCTTGCCATTGATTCACCGGTTAGGAACATTACCATGAACTGTGGCTCTGGCAGGGGTATCTCGATCAACGAGCTCGCCGATGTGCTCGCATCTATCTGTGGTGACGTGGAAGTCGTGCGTACAAAGTCGAGGGAGGGGGATATCAGGCACAGCGTGGCGGACATCTCGCTCGCGAGGGATTTCCTCGGCTTCGAGCCGAGAATTTCCCTTCATGAGGGACTAAAGGCCTTTTTCGAAAATGATGAGTGA